The sequence gtgatactatcgattgccccattacaggctggaaatgtaatattatcgattgccccgtcacaggctagaaatgtgatactatcgattgctccgtcacgggccggaaacgtaaccgggatgtagcccaaagtcggaaagataattgatccggatcaagttaatatagaatgaaAAGAATAAGCATGGAAAAcagtaatgaagatttatgagctatcatatgctatatcattcttgtgtGACTGAACTTTTTTTGATGTTTGATGTACATTCTTATATTGATTaattgagtcttttgaaaattatttatgattttatgaaatgtgcatcgatttatcgtggttttcaaatttatattattattgtattggtgtggatgtgtaggggttcttactgggctgtaaagctcaccctccttctttttgttttcttttttcagagttgcaggatgcataaacatggatggattgggcGCGGAGTGCGGGTATCAAAGTCATTAGCTAGTtagttagtttatttttctttgaagtcgataaacatttgaagatcttgtaattgaaccaatTGATTATCTGGACATGTTGGATTTGTTTATTTGAATTGATCAATTaattatgattttattagatttttgttcatcttaggccttgcatgatctttagggcattgcTCTAAGGCTCATGTGGctggtcgcgtaccggacccgggtgttGGGTTCGGAGcatgacagagtggtatcagagcttaagggctcgtttggttcgcgggaaaagaaggggggaaagtgtggtcaacgggaaagtaatgagatgcctcttgtttggttggagttttcaaaggagagagaagggaaagttgtattcccatgggaatgtgattcccacatttcatgggaaagtctttcccatgagaaacatgggaaagttactttcccatgaggcgggaatcactccatttttacttttttccaaaaagtcccttcagcattaaagaagcattaaaaaggcattaaaaacctaatttttattaagggcataataggaattatatataactttcctaggaaagtggatggccaaccaaacataagcaccttggaaatttgtcacttttccatgatcaaccaaatatgccaaaagtactttcctaggcatcctcttcctaggaatttgtttcccaggaatcatattcctaggaagaaaaatgcttcccgcgaaccaaacgagccctaaggttaaggtatcctagggtttagaGTCGGGTGAGTGTGagtggagaattatgatagaaaaaaactatcagagccttggtttataatcacttgagattgtaacaggaatgatattataatctaaggtttaagaccactagagACTGTGACCTTAGTGGCATCagagtttgaggtttaagatcattggggATAGTGACAAAATTAGAACTAAAGCAtaagtttaagatcactagggattgcGATAGAATTGTGTCAGATCTTGAGGTTATGAGCATTTTGAACTTGACATAAAGTAGCAAAATTAAATTTAGTGCTTAAGTATAAGATCACTAGAcattgtgataaaatataaGTATTGGGTTTGATATTCGACGAGTACGGAAGGACTGGATAAATTGTCtctgatcatgataagagaggttagACCTAACATAAGTGTATGAAGGTTAACCATGGCATATCGGTTGTACCATATTTAGATGTTGTGTCAATGATTTGGaagttcaaacttgatatgggtGTAGATGTGATAgcacttttggttttgctgctaattattagagtggaaTTTGTACGTAGACCTTTTATAGTATTAGAGTGAGCTAAGAAgttttcataatattgaaaggaatattcttcgaagttgaatatgtatgtggattatatctggTATTGGCATATTGAATATTAcaaataggtctatttcctattaatgtatttgattattttgaggccatagagtatgcatattgacgggagaattctaattatttgaattctcacatttggattgggctactggattttacttataattgtagaagactatttgatgtgttaatgtaaaactcaagcctaggtttaagatttaagcagggattttttttgtcattgttggtgaagccactaataaatgtcatattgagtagagaCCTCGGACATGAGATGCTTatatgaattatcatatatagcattgctgatggatgttaagaatcttggtgaaAAAAAAGATCTGGAGATCCATAGAGTTAATTTCTAATCATAGTATATTGGCTCAATGACTTCTAacgcattgaatttgaagtaaatctttttggaaagaagatcaaCGTAGATTGTCTAATCAAATTGCTAAGGAAATCCAAGGTtaacttattttaaattaaacctagatattttggattctaaaaccgttgtgaagatcatgtagtgaccttaaacttgattAATGGCTTGAGTGTTAATTATGGTTAGTATACTCTACATAAATTGGGGACAGAGAGATCTGGAGGTTCTGCCCAATTAAAGTtctaaaatttggatttttcttaCTCCTAGTGCAAAGTGATATTTCGATCATAAATCATTTAGAGGCTTGAGagtatttaatgaattaaatcagagtgcgcaatggaagtgtggtggtttgagttattttgaaacaGGATATGgacattaatatttgatctaaaaggtattatgatggaacacttgagttagtttctattgctggtggtccaaaccgagaacgattggcacagcggtgtgaacggggttccgtttgagttgccttggttggtgttgattgcgctccaccttccaccgggaaacctgcaagcaagcttcgcaccaccactggggtagtgggggccctccgacgatcatgtcagaggagattggagagagataatagtagcaagtaagagaatgctctggaagttcttgcttaccccccccccctcctcctcccagccgcatatataccaggcttgggggtctttcaggggggttcgtcatcgtggggcacgatggaactgccactgacacggccgttacagggcgtcgtggggcagcgctgggtacggccatgacagggcgtagtggagctccgccttgtacggctgttacaggggatcgtggagcagcgccagatacaaccgttgcagggagtagtggagcaggaggctgcggcgtgcctctggggaatagcctgtcgttgtcgagggatgtccgactcggggtcgggctgcggagacgaagatgtccgactcggggtcggattgctggatcaaggggctgccgactcggggtcgggctgcggagccgaagatgtccgactcggagtcggattgctggatcaaggggctgccgactcggggtcgggctgcggagccgaagatgtccgactcggggtcggattgctggatcaaggggctgccgtagtcttcctgggtgcgcgtgccggtcacgtggggcatggtggctaagttcccccgtaacagtttcTAATAgaggagaatgttgttgattctatggatgatctagaGGTAGCTAtgttgattctatggatgatctagaggtagctatgtaattttcaccagtggatttttcttttgttgacaacttttggaagaaacttgggcatcttaaatttagcGTTAATGGTTGATGATTTCTTGGTTGGTCTTAGACTTGGAATATTTTAACATGAATCTCCTATgtgttgggatgatgtgggtAAGAGAAAATTATTAGGCCGAGAGATATTGCAACAAACCATAGATAATGTGCAagtgatcagagaacgacttcATACAGCTCAGAGTCGTCAAAAGAGTTATGTTGATAATAGAAGGAGAGAATTGAAATTTTAAATTGGGGAATCATGTTTTCTTGGGAGTGTCACCCACTAAAGGAGTGATGAGATTTAGGGTTCGTGGTAAATTGAGCTCTAAGTATGTTGGTCCGTTTGAGAATGTAAGGGCCTACATTTTTTGGGGGGCTGGTATGGCCCGACACACATGAAACGGGAGGGAGACTCCCGAACAGAGTcttccctcccctgtttcaactCCTCTCCGAATCCATCGGaaggaaggaaaaaataaataaataaataaacagagGAAAAACTGAGATTAAATCTTACCTAAATTAAACCAATCCTCTTCTATAAAAGACCTCTTTCCCCTCTtcctagggcatcaaccgagagcccttcaaaaaaaaaaaaggaaagaaaaaaaaagggggatccGTGAGATGCTTGGATTGTTTGCCGTCGGCCTGCCGGAGGAGTTCACCGGAGGCAAGGTAAgcaccctctcctccttctcctttgtcTTTGGGCCACCGCCGCCTTGGGAATCCGGCCGGCAAGCCGCCCGATTGATGTGAATTGAACTCCCCTGTTTCGGTCTTTCACTCTTTCGTTTGGCCGACGTCGCTGGGCATGGCGCGTGGCCGCCACCATGTTGGGCCGCCGACTGCTGGGGTCGTTGGCCAAGGGCAGCCATTGCCGCGGAGCATGCCCACAGGGAGAAGATAgcaagaaggaaggaagagagggagagagagagagaaccatcGCTCTCTCTTCTCTGTTATTTTATCTCCTCTCTctagtctctctctcttattgcTATGTTCCCTCTCTCTAAACTTGGATCTAGAGAGATCATTATTGTTGAGGACCCTGGGTAGTCTTAAGATGCTAGATTTTAGAGGACTCTTTAGAGGATCAAACAGGGGTCTTGGATAGGGGTGCAAataggtcggatcgggtcgggtcctggGTGACCTCGATCCAAccggttttttgttcgggtcctaattttggacccagacccgacccggttgaagatcgggtcgggtcgggtccgagttggGTCCGGATCGGGTCCGGGTCCGAGTTGGGTCCGGATCGGGTCCGGGTCCGAGTTGGGTCCGGATCGAGTCCGGATCCGAGTCTAGTCGGGTCGGGTTTGGGTCGGgttcaattttttttgtatttttagaaaaaaatttgggcaaatctaatttggtcatatcataattatgaggagctgggtgacccatgacttgaaagacttgcaattgatctCCAGTCAGACTAGATGACCCCGACTTACTAGcaaagtcggtctacaagccaaatttcatatcacactattttttgtccGTATGACTGAtcggacggaacttggtgtcttccagctcccctctcacgaggacaaaaaaaaacccagaccttcttccaaaatccaattccattgcagaaaactggcccatgacccatattcagttcggtGCTCCCCTCACTTCCTCCCTGTAAAAGTTGAAAAAAACAGAAACCAAGAAaccgaaggaaaaaaaaaaaaaaaagccagctaccacgacccagaggtatcaacagtgtaatagaccgAGAGAGGATCCTGACGGACCAATAGTGCCACgacccacacaaaaaaaaaaaaaactctcttttgctttttccccctctctctttctctcttcgggtccattcggatcgggtcggatccgttcggtaaacccagacctgacccagaaaatgattcaggtccaattttaggacccgacccggacccgcgggtcctaaaattcggggtcgggtcgggtctacgcgggtcgggccgggtcgggtctcgggtcaacccgacccatttgcagccttagtctTGGATTGTCAGATATCTTGggtaatttttaatattgactTGGTTATGTAGGGGAACAATTTATTGGACGAGAGGACGCTGAGCGTAGTTTTGCGCATTTCGGTTTATAGATCGCTgtgagggcgggtgattagtTTGTCTGAGCTTTTCAACAAAAAGTAAGGATCCTTGTACGCTGAcctgcatgatataaatattttacacCTATATATGTATAATGTGCTATGATCTTGATAAGTAAGAAGCAAAAagaattttatattaaattatattttgatcgtattTGTTTGTAATTGAtatcatgatggatgcatgcatgcgcataacttGCATCTGCATAATTGGATTAATGAATGTGGCTGTTATGATATTTTGGTATTAAATCGTAATTTGATCATGTTTATTTGTAATTGATAGTATGATGGATACATACTTGAGCATAACTTACACTTATATAATTGGACTAATGAATTGGTGTTATGGACTAActatgttatattgattgctCTGTCACGGGTTGGAAACatgaccatggttagtctaggtcggaaataaagtggaaaaaagaATTGATGTATGTGtatgaattgattaaatgaacatgaatttttttgggcttatctcgttattattgattgTCCCGTCatgggccggaaacgtgaccgggatgtagcccaaagtcggaaagataattgatccagatcaagttaatatagaatgaaAAGAAGAAGCATGAAAAAcagtaatgaagatttataagctatcatatgctatatcattcttgtgtgactggacttttattgatgtttGATGTACATTCTTATATTGATTAATTGTGTCTTTTGAAAattgtttatgatttcatgaaatgtgcatcgatttatcgtggttttcaaatttatattattattgtattggtgtggatgtgtaggggtccttactgggctgtaaagctcaccctccttctttttgttttcttttttcagagttgcaggatgcataaacatggatggattgggcGCGGAGCGCGAGTATCAAAGTCATTAGCTAGTtagttagtttatttttctttgaagtcgatgaacatttaaagatcttgtaattgaaccaatTGATTATCTGGATGTGttggatttgtctatttgaattgattaattaactatgattttattagatttttgtTTATCTTAAGCCTTGTATGATCTTCATGGCATTGCTCTAAGGCTCATGCGGCTGGTCGCATACCGGACCTGAGTGTTGGGTTCGGGCCGTGACGGAGTATCTTAAGGGTGAAATGAGCTCCATGAGCCCATGGAGATCAATACCTAGAATTATGAAGATTTAGCTTCTTTAAGTATAGCTGGCATGTACAGTAGGTTTCACTTGCAAAAGACCATGAATCCATAATTCCCATAAGTTCATTAGTTTTGCTTTTCAACTACACATCAACTCCTACACTAACAAAGGAGGGCCAATCTTCCGTATATCTTGAGTTTAGCCTGCTTTTCTGAAGTGGCCATGGATGAAAGATTTGCATATATGGATTATTCCCATGACCTATATCTATGCAATGTAAAGGGCAACAAATAGAGTTGGAAATGGGCTCGGGCTGAGCCATGGGCTAGGCCCAAAAAAGTTCAAACCGAGAGGTTTTCAGACCGAGCTCGAGCATATCATTGGCCTGCTTAGGCCCAGCAAGCCCGATCACAAACAAGGGCCAAAATGAAACCTACATTTAAGCTTGaactaatttatttttgtatattattatttagagagaatattaagaaaataaagaataaattaaaataaatttaactaaaaacagCGTATCATGTATCATTTACATGTGTTATAGAAGAAAACCCAATTTTTAGCTAGCTTATTTATTTGTCAAGTAAGACAACATATAAACTACAACTAGGTTTAGGCTAGACCTATTTTTTATCGAAATACGTAATTCAGACCGGCCTAATCAGATTCAAATTGAGCCCAGGCTTGGGCTCGGGTCTGGCTTatccaaaaatttcagatctaagccCGGCGTGAAGaacgaaaaaaataaaaaaattggatcACTTTCTGAATCCAACATCTTCTTTCCATGCAGCGTAAAGCAATATCTGCATCAAATTACAAACCTGCAAAACATGTACTGACCATGCCAAATAAATTGTTATATGAAACGCCACATTGAATATTGAGAACATTCAGTTTCGATAATCAGCATTTCaggaatccaaatttttctGGTTCCACTTGACCAAATATCCTCATTCTTCTTTCAAGGATATGCCATGAGATTTAATTCATTTACACAAATGACTGCAAGTAATTCTTTATCCATTTTCTGAAAAGCTCCGATGCAAAACTTGCAATGCTAGAGGTGTAAGCGGTCTAAATTGCCAGGTGAGCATGCCAGGGAAGAGTTCTAAATGATGCAGTTCTGTCCATTTGCTGATCATTAATATCCACGCTAAGCAGTGGTCGCAAAATTTTCTAACTCGTCTATTCCTTGGATGTCAGTAATTCTTAACTTAGTCAACTCCTGAAAGTATAATGGACCATGGGTAAGAACCAGCTCCTGACaggtcaataacttaaatttcTCTATTGAAAATATTTTGACTTACCTGGCGATGGCCTTTGGTTCGACGGtagttttttcttctctttttcttgaatATGATTACTTTTGCATCTAAAGCCTGAAAAGAAAAGTTGCACTTGTTGTTATATGGAAAATGTTCTAAAGACAGCGGAGACAAGAACCCTGAAATGCCTGTCAAACATTCTGAAAAACTAGTAGTACATAATAGACTCaataatgcatatatataacGGAATCATCCGTATACTaagatttgatgattggttaGTATATCATCTTTAAAAAGATTGTTATTCATTCGAAGCCATGCAAGTTTGTCATTTAaagattaaaattttttctCTTGAAATCATGCAGTTGGATGAAACTGGCAGGCACTACAAagaaaaaatcattagaaaaatGAGGTCAGCTGACTGTTTGTGTGTTTTGAGCCAACATCTCAAATTCATAAAATAACTTAAGGGATTTTCAATtgttgattaaaaattaatcattTTTTGTATACCAAAAATAACTTCCAtaagataaaacaaaaaatgCATCTGCACAAGCAAAAAGAAGAGAgcgctaaaaaataaaaatagacttCTCTTACATGCTCTTCGACAACAGCATGCACAGCTGCATCAGGTACTACTGGCCTACCGATGATTGTCTGAGTTTGTGATCCCAGCATCAGAACCCTGTTCAAAATTAACTGCAGAGAAACCAGTTAGACTCAATAAGTAATATAAAATCATGATTATAACATAACATAGGCAAAACGTATGCATTCTAACAACTAGAAGCAAACATGGTTCCATAAATGCCAAgaccaagaaaagaaagagttaaATCCATCTGCAACCATAAAAGAGAAGCGTTGGAAAACAAATGAGAAGAAAAGTGTCaagataaaaaagaaaggaCATAAACAGTAAGCCCAAGAGATCACAGAACAAGGCTCCCCTTTGTTATAAGTAGTGCACCTAATGGCCTGGAAACTACGGGAAGAACAAGGACCCCATGATCACTCACTAAATGACATAAAAATCCAGTTTCTCAATGGACCTTCAACTGGGCCAGTTTACTCCTCAGACTGGCTGGCTGCATAACATGGTGTGGCCATCCATCAAGATTTCAGCAGGCCAATAAGCACAACAACAGAAGCACTCCATACAATCGGTGCTTCCATCAGCTCCACCTTTTTCATGCATATCATCCCAGCCACCTAAAATCTTGCAACTCCAAGAGACTGAAACTCGCAAGGGACACTTAAATAGTGGAGGCTCATAGAAGAGAGTCATTTATTTCTCAACTTCTAATACCATGCCAAGGTGAAAAACTTAGGGGCTATTTGGCATcgcttttatttcttattttaattttttaaaaacagACTCTCAAAAACtgagataaaaaatatatataatgttatttttttctattttcaaaagtcattttcattatttctagacaaaatgatagaagaaatttttactttcattattttcaaaaacaaGTCAATCATATTGTTAACCACCAACACCTCCAACTGGTACCACTGCTGCCACTACCACCGCTGTGGTCTTTATTTAATtgattaaatttatatttttcgaaaaaaaacTTAAACAATATTACCACTAAAAACTTTAAAATAGCAATTTAAAAGGTATACTTAATTAAATGGAGTCCACATAAGAGGCAAACAAGTGCACAAGGCTCccgccactttttttttttttgttgggggggCGGGGGTCAAATATACTTAGCCTTAGCCCGCATGCGGAGATGTTGTTTCTACATTTCAAACCCATGACACCTAGGCCATAATACAACCACCTAACCATTATGCTTAGGCTCACCTCTAGTTAAATAACATCCATATATCTTTCTAAAATTCtcatctttgaaaaaaaaaagagattttgtCACATCATAACATCACGAATACCATATCTCTATGCCAAAATATGGTTTTAGCCTACATGTTTAAACAACATAACAAGTATGTTATGGAAGGGAAAACAAAATCCATGAGCAAGATATAccattaagcaagcaatttgaCATATACAAATTATGCAAATATGTACCAAACTGCTTCCATCATAATCCAAACTAGATGATGTAGATGTACTTCTACAGTTTAAACTAACTGTTGAGCTGATGCTACCATAGGTAAATTTTCAAAATGAAAacgaaactgaaggaaagaattgTTAGATGTACTATTATTAGAATGTGGACACTGGATATGGCACAGATTCATGGAATAGCATCAGAAAAATGACATGAAATATATTAGATAATGAGAACAAACACTGGTCAGAGAGAGAATGACATCATAAAGCAGTGAATTGACTGAAATAAGCACCATTGATGAAGGACAAAGAAACTGAGAACTAGTTAATATGGGTTTGGTCCTAACAACAAAGAAAGAGATCCACAGTGTGCAAGGAGGACGTAACTATGGTATTAAACAAGGAATGAAAGTCCAACGAATGTCTGAATGGAAGTGGCAACAAAGCACTTAATATTATACTGAAGCATTCAGTAATGAAGGATCTGACCTTAATTATGAAGAAATGACAGTACGGAATCTATGCAGTCAACAATTGGGAGCATTGCAATTGGTACGGAATCTACCAGTTTGTCTGTGTAGATCCAACTGCATACTTATGCCCTGATATCTTAACTTGATAGCACCAGGATAATTTAGCTAAGTTGATACTCCAAATATAACACCATGGGGAAGATATATTATCATCTATTGGATCATAATCTTTACAGATGAATTTGTCATAATTTTTGCTCCAATACTTAGGTCAAAGGCTGATTCTTCATGTACCATTGGTTCTACATCAACGAGTCAAATTATTGAGAATATGCGATCTGCCTAAGCATCAATGTTGAATACTTTGTATCATATTCTCCTCATTTACAGGCTCCGAATTGTAATACTCACCATATATCCTACAACCAGCATACCATTATTACCCTAGATAGTTTCCGTTCAGTAGTGTAACCAAGATATCAAGCAGAGAATAGAAAACTAACAAGAgtggaagaaagaaaggggaaaaATAACAAGCCATCAACTAAAGCATCCAACCTTGTCATTGACCTCGCAAAATTTCAATCTTTCAGTAAAAATGGAATCCCCATTGCTGACCTTGAATTGATGAGAACCAATCTGAACCAAATAAACAAGATAAGTTACCAGAAGCCTTTAAATGAGCAGCAAAAATGACAGAAAAGaaagaaccttttttttttccacaatTCGGACCTGAACAACAGCAAAAACCGGCTCATAAGGTTTGAATGGGTTTTCCGATGGATCCAGCGGCCCAATCACCCTGTATCCGATCTCACCCGCTTCCTTTACCTTCTCTTCCCCCGATTTC is a genomic window of Phoenix dactylifera cultivar Barhee BC4 chromosome 4, palm_55x_up_171113_PBpolish2nd_filt_p, whole genome shotgun sequence containing:
- the LOC103715580 gene encoding 50S ribosomal protein L21, mitochondrial-like, which codes for MASRRCVASFTRHFRSRLLSSTALGSPQNLIFRALDPPALRGRLSNLFGSPRGFRCVVSLRFSTTCLFSSRPTNPSDEEKEEDEEEGESSDGEDDEARASNCVVQRGKSGEEKVKEAGEIGYRVIGPLDPSENPFKPYEPVFAVVQIGSHQFKVSNGDSIFTERLKFCEVNDKLILNRVLMLGSQTQTIIGRPVVPDAAVHAVVEEHALDAKVIIFKKKRRKNYRRTKGHRQELTKLRITDIQGIDELENFATTA